A window of Juglans regia cultivar Chandler chromosome 7, Walnut 2.0, whole genome shotgun sequence contains these coding sequences:
- the LOC108979518 gene encoding uncharacterized protein LOC108979518: MSCLSWNCQGLGNPQTVHELHLLVLKKSPAFVFLMETKCRRNRIESLKNSLKLDNSFVIDYKGMRGGVAFLWRDEVEAVVHTYTQHHISLMVKGAKGGKEWLLTGFYGNPNTSRRKESWQFLQAIKPGSPIGWVCVGDFNEILNFNEKWGGALRPKAQIEDFRAAVDACGLCDMDFIGNKFTWNNGRCGGAFTKERLDRAFCNSNWSEIYPSSSVSTLSALCSDHCPLLVRFEGSQDHRTQRDKPFRFEAHWAMRNGCQHLMEEIWQNNKVSGNKVNDLKEGLSKCKQKLLQWDKRMKGNSKQQLSENMTLLDDLQKKNKGHLNEQVKQVQKAINNQLEEDNLRWKQRAKQKWLREGDRNTRFFHQSASFRRRNNNIKKLVNDEGQEV, from the coding sequence ATGAGTTGCCTCAGTTGGAACTGTcaggggcttgggaacccccagACAGTTCATGAATTGCACCTTCTGGTGCTTAAAAAGTCCCCAGCATTTGTGTTCCTTATGGAAACAAAGTGCAGAAGAAACAGAATTGAAAGCCTCAAAAACAGTCTTAAGCTAGATAATAGCTTTGTAATTGACTATAAAGGAATGAGGGGTGGAGTGGCATTCCTTTGGAGAGATGAAGTGGAAGCTGTAGTGCACACTTACACTCAACACCATATCTCTCTTATGGTGAAGGGAGCTAAGGGGGGAAAGGAGTGGTTATTGACTGGCTTTTATGGCAATCCCAATACCAGTAGAAGGAAGGAAAGTTGGCAGTTCCTCCAAGCTATTAAACCAGGAAGTCCCATAGGGTGGGTGTGtgttggggattttaatgaaatactcAACTTTAATGAAAAATGGGGAGGAGCCTTAAGACCTAAAGCTCAGATTGAAGATTTTAGAGCTGCGGTTGATGCATGTGGTCTATGTGATATGGACTTTATAGGAAACAAATTCACGTGGAATAATGGAAGATGTGGTGGAGCCTTTACcaaagaaagattggatagagCTTTTTGCAATTCCAATTGGAGTGAGATCTACCCAAGCTCAAGTGTTAGCACCCTTTCTGCCTTGTGTTCAGACCATTGCCCATTGCTAGTCAGGTTTGAGGGGAGCCAGGATCATAGGACACAAAGGGACAAACCATTTCGCTTTGAAGCACATTGGGCCATGAGAAATGGTTGTCAACACCTGATGGAGGAAATCTGGCAAAACAACAAAGTTTCAGGAAATAAAGTGAATGATCTTAAAGAGGGGCTGAGcaaatgcaaacaaaaacttCTGCAATGGGATAAAAGAATGAAGGGCAATTCCAAACAACAATTATCAGAGAATATGACACTTTTGGATGATCTTCAAAAAAAGAACAAGGGTCATCTTAATGAGCAAGTTAAGCAGGTTCAGAAGGCTATAAACAACCAATTGGAGGAAGATAACCTCAGATGGAAGCAAAGAGCTAAGCAAAAGTGGTTGAGAGAAGGTGACAGAAATACCAGATTCTTTCATCAAAGTGCCTCATTCAGAAGAAGAAACAACAACATCAAAAAGTTAGTGAACGATGAAGGACAGGAAGTGTAG